TCTCCTCGGTGAGCGCCTCGGTCACGACCGGGGCGGGAGAGTAGGCGCCCATTCCGCCGGTGTTCGGCCCCTCGTCGTTGTCGAATATCCTCTTGTGGTCCTGGGAGGAAGCGAGCGGCAGGATATTCCTGCCGTCGGTGAAGGCGAAGAAGGAGGCCTCCTCCCCCTCCATGAATTCCTCGATCACCACAGAGCTGCCGGCGGCGCCGAACACCGAGTCGACCATGATCTCGTCCACCGCCTGGATCGCCTGCTCCTCGGTCATGGCCACGACAACCCCCTTGCCGGCGGCCAAACCGTTCGCCTTGACAACGATCGGGGCGCCCTGGTCCTGGATGTAGGCGACCGCCTCGGCGTGGTCGGTGAAGGTGCCGTAGGCCGCGGTGGGGATATTGTAGCGGGCCATCAGATCCTTGGAGAAGCTCTTGCTCCCCTCGAGCTGAGCGGCCTTGGCGTTGGGGCCGAAGATCTCCAGCCCCGCCTCCTGGAAGCGGTCGACGACCCCCAGGGTCAGCGGCACCTCGGGACCGACCACGGTCAGGTCGACCCCTTCCCTCTGCGCCAGGGCGAGCAGCCCATCGATGTCGTCGGCCGCTACGCCAACGCACTCGGCCAGCTCTGCGATGCCCGGATTGCCCGGCGCACAGTAGACCTTCTCCACGAGGGGTGACTGGGCGATCTTCCAGACCAGGGCGTGTTCACGCCCGCCGCCGCCGATGACGAGAACCTTCATGACATTCTCTCCCTTTATTCACCGCAGAGGCACAAGGACTCTGAGAAGAAAATTGGTAGTTACTAGTTTTTATCTTATTCCACCGCCGGATCAAGAAGCGAGCAATTTTGGCCAAGGTCAAGGAAGGCAAGCGATGGCCGCGGAGGCGTACACCGTACGCCGCACAAGGACCACCGCGCCGCCTGACGCGGAGATTGGCCGAAAGGCCGCTTCCAACCACCTAGTGGCGGAAGTGGCGCATCCCGGTGAAGACCATCGCCATGCCGTGCTCGTCTGCGGCGGCGATGACTTCTTCGTCGCGGATCGACCCGCCGGGCTGGATGACCGTGGTCACGCCGACAGCGGCGGCGTTGTCGATGCCGTCGCGGAAGGGGAAGAAAGCGTCGGAGGCCATCGCCGAGCCATTCACCTCGAGGCCGGCGTGCTCGGCCTTGATGGCGGCGATGCGGGCCGAGTTGACCCGGCTCATCTGCCCGGCCCCCACGCCGACCGTCATGCCGTCCTTGCCGTAGACGATGGCGTTGGACTTGACGAACTTGGAAACCCGCCAGGTAAAGAGCAGGTCCTCCATCTCCTTCGCGGTCGGCTGGCGCTTGGTCACCACCTTGAGGTCGGCGGTCAGGGCCAGGTCTGCGTCCTGCACCAGCAGGCCGCCGTTGACCCGCTTGTAGTCGAGACGCTGGCCCGGCTCGGCAGGCCACTGGCCGCACTCGAGGAGGCGCACGTTCTTCTTCGCCTTGACGATCTCGACGGCGCCGGCCGAAACGGCCGGGGCGATAATCACCTCGACGAACTGCCGATCGCAGATCGACTTGGCTGTCGCCTCGTCAAGCTCGCCGTTGAAGGCGATGATCCCGCCGAAGGACGACTCGGGGTCGGTGGAGAAGGCGCGCTCGTAGGCCTCGAGGAGGGTGGCCCCGTAGGCGACGCCGCAGGGGTTGGCGTGCTTGACGATGACGCAGGCCGGCCCCTC
This genomic interval from Desulfuromonas sp. contains the following:
- the purD gene encoding phosphoribosylamine--glycine ligase; this translates as MKVLVIGGGGREHALVWKIAQSPLVEKVYCAPGNPGIAELAECVGVAADDIDGLLALAQREGVDLTVVGPEVPLTLGVVDRFQEAGLEIFGPNAKAAQLEGSKSFSKDLMARYNIPTAAYGTFTDHAEAVAYIQDQGAPIVVKANGLAAGKGVVVAMTEEQAIQAVDEIMVDSVFGAAGSSVVIEEFMEGEEASFFAFTDGRNILPLASSQDHKRIFDNDEGPNTGGMGAYSPAPVVTEALTEEIVETVVRPTIAGMAQDGCPYVGILYVGLMIKDGKPRVVEYNARFGDPEAQPLLARMKSDVVPVLQACARGELTQTSLEWHDKAAVCVVMASGGYPASVDKGHEIRGLAEAAAIDDLIVFHAGTAEKDGMIVNSGGRVLGVTGLGDTVASAIDKAYAGVEKICWEGVQFRKDIGRKALNR